In Arachis hypogaea cultivar Tifrunner chromosome 2, arahy.Tifrunner.gnm2.J5K5, whole genome shotgun sequence, a genomic segment contains:
- the LOC112736550 gene encoding uncharacterized protein — protein MSVIQKFFIASMFMCAVPVAILYGFNNNLFPGTDNLSPYSVTLVSGFLAVISVNVVIAFYIYLAMREPAEKHKPDPKFLAEAKASMKQPTTNAPQSSDSQKKEQ, from the exons ATGAGTGTGATTCAGAAGTTTTTCATTGCTTCAATGTTCATGTGTGCTGTCCCTGTTGCAATTTTATATGGTTTTAACAATAATCTGTTTCCTG GAACAGACAATTTGTCCCCTTACTCTGTGACACTAGTGAGTGGATTTCTTGCGGTTATATCAGTTAATGTAGTCATAGCATTTTACATATACTTGGCGATGAGAGAACCTGCCGAAAAACACAAGCCAGATCCCAAATTTCTTGCTGAGGCCAAGGCTAGTATGAAGCAGCCTACAACCAATGCTCCGCAATCTTCTGACTCTCAGAAGAAAGAACAATAG
- the LOC112736560 gene encoding uncharacterized protein → MARNMVKLQSLSITECDKMKLIFSKEQGSTDVKKKERIFPNLKNIKVSNMKSLSEICDFEFPVNSFVKLETAVIDKCDKLNHVFTHDMVGIEHLCSLRVTNCKPIKAIFNLDGRSKLSGTSRYAIIKLQDVHLQALPKLEHLFNRKKDHPEGNFGLKNLQKIWVQECGKLENIFSVPIAKTSENLEYLVVSDCSQLREIVADEEVANNPSDLLIKFTKLATIKFLRLPKLKRFCRRDYDLELPALNDLSIELCDKLEPHFKRDTTGAQRKPMYFFEEALNELKSLQIGSWHAKLLSNYDSRMDKLEELHLSGLKNTNILYVFLHNNPNLISLWLSDCSFQQLVPLERLPNIERLGVVPKLKSLNLIDLPNLKEIGFERDAILQMIVHFWRL, encoded by the exons aTGGCTAGAAATATGGTGAAACTACAAAGCCTTTCTATCACGGAATGTGACAAGATGAAACTCATTTTTTCAAAAGAGCAAGGTAGTACTGATGTTAAAAAGAAG GAAAGAATCTTTCCGAATTTGAAGAATATCAAAGTGAGTAACATGAAGAGTTTGAGTGAGATATGTGACTTTGAATTCCCCGTAAATTCCTTTGTCAAGTTGGAGACTGCAGTTATTGATAAGTGTGATAAATTGAATCATGTTTTTACTCATGACATGGTGGGAATTGAACATCTATGCAGCTTAAGAGTTACTAATTGCAAGCCAATAAAAGCTATATTTAACCTGGATGGGAGAAGTAAGCTTTCTGGTACTAGTAGGTATGCAATAATCAAATTGCAAGATGTTCATTTACAAGCACTTCCAAAATTGGAGCATTTGTTTAACCGGAAGAAAGATCATCCAGAAGGGAACTTTGGCTTGAAAAATCTACAAAAGATATGGGTTCAAGAATGTGGCAAGTTGGAAAACATATTTTCTGTTCCTATAGCCAAGACTTCTGAAAATCTTGAATATCTTGTGGTCTCAGATTGTTCTCAATTGAGGGAAATTGTAGCTGACGAAGAAGTTGCCAATAACCCAAGTGATCTTCTCATTAAGTTCACCAAATTGGCAACAATCAAATTTTTGAGACTACCAAAATTGAAGAGGTTCTGCCGAAGAGATTATGACTTAGAGTTGCCAGCATTGAATGACTTGTCTATTGAACTTTGTGACAAGTTGGAACCACATTTCAAACGAGACACCACAGGTGCACAAAGAAAGCCTATGTATTTTTTTGAAGAG GCGCTCAATGAATTGAAGTCCTTGCAAATTGGCTCATGGCATGCAAAGTTGTTAAGCAACTATGATTCCCGAATGGACAAATTAGAAGAGCTTCATTTATCTGGATTGAAGAATACTAATATTCTATATGTTTTCCTTCATAACAATCCTAATCTGATCAGCCTTTGGTTGAGTGATTGTTCTTTTCAACAATTGGTGCCTCTCGAAAGGCTTCCCAATATTGAAAGACTAGGGGTTGTTCCAAAGCTGAAAAGCTTGAATTTAATTGATTTACCAAATCTTAAGGAGATCGGCTTTGAACGAGATGCAATTCTTCAAATGATTGTCCACTTTTGGAGACTCTAG